DNA sequence from the Anaerosporomusa subterranea genome:
CCGTATGTTGAGATCGTCTATGCGCACACGAACCATAACCGTCTGTTTGTGGACGCAGCCGTTAATGCCGGAGTGAAGGGGATTGTCCATGCAGGGATGGGACATGGCAGCATGTACCCGGCGACTAAAGAAGCCTTTATAGACGCCCAAAAGAAAGGTGTCGTTGTCGTTAAAAGCTCTCGCGTTGGCAACGGCATGGTGACACGCGTAGCGGAAGATGATAAACTGCACTTTGTCGCCGCCGATACCTTAAACCCGCAAAAAGCGCGTATTCTGCTAATGATGGCTCTTACCAAGACCTCGGACCCGGTCGAAATCCAGCGGATGTTTGATGAATACTAAGGTGTTTCCTTGATTATAGGCTGCATGCAAAAGAGATTAATTCTCCGATAGAACAACTACAAGGAAATCCCCCACGAGTGAGCTCTGTTCACTTTGTGGGGGATTCTTTTCGTTTGAGATAAGCACTAATCTCGAAATCTGGCACATAACAGTATATGATATCAGCTAATATGTAGCTAGAGGAAGAGAAAATGCTCCATTGGGATTATCTTCCCAACAATGTGTTGACAGAATTTACATGCTATTCTATAATTTAGCCATCAGACCACATGATGGCATGACTGGTAATTGAATTTTTTAATCATAATAAGGAGATTAGTATGATATCCGATATTTCATTAAAATCAATTTCGAAGAAAACCAGTATAGTTGAAGATGTGATTCAAGAATTATCAAATTATATATTAGAAGGAATAATGAGAGGTAGTATAAAAAAAGGGGATCGGATTCCGTCTGAGCGAGAATTGTCGGAGAGTCTTGGCGTTGGCAGATCCACTCTTCGTGAGGCGATAAAAGTTCTTATCATGCTAGGCTTGCTTGAAGTGAGGAACGGGCAAGGAACTTACATTACGGTAGGTACTTCTGACTTTTATGCGGCTCCCCTTGCATGGGGAATTATCATTGGAGATAAGTCAATAGCTGAGTTAGTCGAGGCAAGACTTCTCCTCGACTGCGAGGCTGCGTTTCTTGCAACGACCAGAGCAAATGATGTTGAGCTTCGCGAAATTGAAACAGCATTACTTGATATGAAAGAAGCTTGTGAAAATGAGAATATCCAGAAGTTTATTGACGGGGATGTTCGTTTCCACATGGCTATCGCAAAAGCAGCGCATAATGCCGTAATCTTTCAAACAGTAAAAGCCATTCGCAAGCTACTTGAGCTATGGATAGAGAAAGTATTGATCGATATGGATACGGTTCGCGCGACTCTAAGCGAGCACGATGCAGTTTATAAATGCATACTAAGCAAAGATGCCGAAGGCGCCAGAGAAAGAATACGCTATCATGTCAATTCCGCCATTACCCGCCTGCAATTGAGTACGAGCGGTAAGTGATTTAGACTTCTTCGGCAATATAACAAATAATATACTAAATATGGAGGTATGATGGAGAAAGTTAGTTTTAGTGTGCAGTCTCGGAATGATTTTAGCGGAGGTATGCAATGTGATTGATCTCTGTCAATTACGGACTGAAATTGCGCTCACATCTCAAGCATTGTATAAAAGTGGGCTTACTTGTTCTACTGGCGGTAACATCAGCGCTCGGTCAGGTGATATCATTTTGATTAGTAAAACTGATACATCCTTTAGCCGATTGCGGCCTGAGGACATTATTGCCTGTGATTTATTCGGGAATCCGCTAGAGGATGGTAAACCGTCAAAAGAAGTGGGATTTCACGCTGCGGTTTATCAGCAATCCGCTGCTTTAGGAGCGGTGGTTCATTTACACTCTCCTTATTCTATTGCTCTGGGAGCTTTTCCACTGAATGAAAGTGATGTGTTGCCGCCTTGCACTTATGGGGCAGTCACACGAGTTGGCAGAGTGCCGCTGGTTGAGTTTCATCCACCAGGGCACCCTGATCTGATTCGGCGTATTACTGAAGAATTGCCAAATGCAGAAAATGCTGTTTATTTAGCTCAGCACGGAATTATTACGTTTGCCAAAGATTTAGGGCGAGCCTGTGATATCGCGGAAGAATTCGAGCAGAATGCAAAAATTTACGTCCTTACTGCAGGCAAGGCGCCGTTACTTACCTCAGAGGATGTGGCAAGCTTGCGGGGAGTAAAGAAATGCTAATCGGTGTTGTTGCAGATGATACTACCGGTGCTAATGATATTGGCATCATGTTCAGCAAGAACGGCTATTTGACCAAAATTGTGGCATTTGACGCGGGAGCGCGTCTACAGGCAGACGCCGACGTTATTATTATTGATACAGACAGCCGCCTGGACCCTAAGGAAATAGCCTATGAAAAAGTACTGACTGCCACGAAACAACTACAGATAGTGGGCTGCAAAATATTTCATAAGAAAACCTGTTCCGTATTTCGGGGTAATATCGGAGCCGAATTTGACGCAGTGCTGGATGCCTTAGGCGAACAGTTTATGATTATTAGTCTTGCCTTTCCCAAGAACGGGCGGCAAACGGTGCATGGCATTCACACGGTGCATGGCAAGCGACTAGAATGCTCGGAATTTGCTCATGACCCCGTCCACCCGATGCATAGTTCCGATCTAGTTGCAATTCTCCAAGAGCAAACACAGCACCGGGTTGGCAGAATTGATCTTGACATAGTCAGAAACGGCACAATTGCTTTGCGGCAGGCGCTTGAATCGGCGCGAACTGAGGTTAACTATTGCATTATTGACGCACAAAACCAGGATGATCTTACGCTGCTAGCCAGTGCTTTGGATGGTCTTGCCGTCTTAGGCGGTAGTTCCGCTCTTGCTGAAGAACTACCAAAGTATTGGCCGACTCATAAGTCATGTGATGCACTTGAACAGGTCGATTTTCAAGATCACAACGGCGTTCTTATTGTGGCGGGCAGTTTAATGCCGCAAACAGCGGCGCAGATTGCACACCTTCAAGCAATTGAAATGCCAGTATTAAAAATAGATACTAGAGAGATATTTGATCTACCGTTAATAGAACGAAAAAAGCAAGAAATAATTGATCAGGCCGTAACTCTAATTATGGCTGGCACAGATACTTTGCTGATGGCGGATAATAGTCCAGAAATTGTTCGCGATACGAAGGCCATTGGGCAAGCATCTGGTATTGCCGAGATGACTATTAGCAAAATGGTATCTGCAGTTCTAGCTGATATCACCGCAGATGTAGTAGCAAAAACGAATCTCAAGCGACTGATTATCGCAGGCGGAGATACGTCAGGGACTCTATGCCGGAAGCTTGGTATCACAGGTAATATTGTCTTACGGGAAATTGAGACTGGGTTACCCTCAGGCTTGGCATTAGGACGACATATGCTTATAGTTCTAAAATCAGGTAGTTTCGGAAAACCGGAATTCCTTCAGACCGCTGTGGAGCACTTAAAAACAATATGTTATCAATGAGACTGGGGCGCTATAATAACTTTTAGTAGATATTAATTGAATGAGACGTCAATGAATTAAAGGTTTTGTTGGCTATACCGAGAAGTTTATACCGGGTCCTACTGCTGTTCAATAAGGTGACCGGGACTGTCCCCTCGAAAGCCCGGCTCTGCATTCAGCAGGCCGGGCTTTCAATTACTTAGTAATATGCACTGTTCACGGTATAAGCCACTAATCTGACGCCATTCTGGTCATAAACGGTGATATTGGTCGGGCTTCCGTTAGCGAGGACTGAGCGATCGAGCGTGATATACGTGTCTAATACCGAAAGAGCAGATGAATCAGCAGCCCTTGGGCTTTTGGTTCTCAGTGTTACGGCGATATCATTACCATAATGCACGACTTTCTCTATGGCGATCCCGTAGCCCTTCGGAGCTACTGTACCTAGGTGGGCATATAGTACAAACTGGTGGCTGAAATTGACGGCTTTCATCTGGTTCAGCACATTGGCCGGAACGTAATCAGCTGACCCGTCTGTGCGAGGGTCTTTCATCAGCAGGCCGAAAGACATATCTTTCGGGTATGCGCTTTCATTCCACGTCCAGTCCCCGAGGTTAACGTTATGGTAGAGTATCTGGCTTGCCATCTGATCAGTGGGCGCTAATGTTGCATACGACGTAAACAATTTGGCCGGGGTGTAGGTGGCGGGATGCGTAGAGTCGCCGATACCTCGAATAGTGGTGATCGTCCACTCGCCATCTTCACGCGTTAAGTCAACCTTAAATGTCTGACCGTTGGAACGAACCTGGACGATGGCCTTGGATCCTGACGAAGACAGCAAGGAAAACCGGTCGTGCTGTGAGTCGAAACCGAAGGTAGCAGCATTGTTCCGAACGACAAGGACAGGGTCGCCGGCGCGACGATGCTTGATCTCCTCTGACTTGGCAGAGGCTTCATGAATCTCCTTAGGGCTTGACAATGCCTGAGCCTTTGCCGGCATTCCCGGCAGCATCGTCGCAGAAATCACCGCTGCCCCCGCTACAGCGGCCATGATCCGCTTGTGTTTCATGCCAAATTTCATGATCCTGCGTCTCATTACCATTCTCCTTTCTGAGCAATTGCGGCGAAAATAGATCATAGATAGTATTTGCTCATGGCGAGATGCAAGACGAAGCAATAATTGGGTGGTTGTGCAAATGGGAACAATTAAAAGGAAATCACAAAGATGAAATGCGCGATAATGCTTCGGCTGAGAAATCGAGACGCGCAATAAAGTACGACTTGAAATACTTGCAGGAAGAGGGACCATA
Encoded proteins:
- a CDS encoding four-carbon acid sugar kinase family protein, giving the protein MLIGVVADDTTGANDIGIMFSKNGYLTKIVAFDAGARLQADADVIIIDTDSRLDPKEIAYEKVLTATKQLQIVGCKIFHKKTCSVFRGNIGAEFDAVLDALGEQFMIISLAFPKNGRQTVHGIHTVHGKRLECSEFAHDPVHPMHSSDLVAILQEQTQHRVGRIDLDIVRNGTIALRQALESARTEVNYCIIDAQNQDDLTLLASALDGLAVLGGSSALAEELPKYWPTHKSCDALEQVDFQDHNGVLIVAGSLMPQTAAQIAHLQAIEMPVLKIDTREIFDLPLIERKKQEIIDQAVTLIMAGTDTLLMADNSPEIVRDTKAIGQASGIAEMTISKMVSAVLADITADVVAKTNLKRLIIAGGDTSGTLCRKLGITGNIVLREIETGLPSGLALGRHMLIVLKSGSFGKPEFLQTAVEHLKTICYQ
- a CDS encoding FadR/GntR family transcriptional regulator: MISDISLKSISKKTSIVEDVIQELSNYILEGIMRGSIKKGDRIPSERELSESLGVGRSTLREAIKVLIMLGLLEVRNGQGTYITVGTSDFYAAPLAWGIIIGDKSIAELVEARLLLDCEAAFLATTRANDVELREIETALLDMKEACENENIQKFIDGDVRFHMAIAKAAHNAVIFQTVKAIRKLLELWIEKVLIDMDTVRATLSEHDAVYKCILSKDAEGARERIRYHVNSAITRLQLSTSGK
- a CDS encoding class II aldolase/adducin family protein encodes the protein MIDLCQLRTEIALTSQALYKSGLTCSTGGNISARSGDIILISKTDTSFSRLRPEDIIACDLFGNPLEDGKPSKEVGFHAAVYQQSAALGAVVHLHSPYSIALGAFPLNESDVLPPCTYGAVTRVGRVPLVEFHPPGHPDLIRRITEELPNAENAVYLAQHGIITFAKDLGRACDIAEEFEQNAKIYVLTAGKAPLLTSEDVASLRGVKKC